The genomic DNA GAGAGATATGTGAGGAGATCTCATAAGAAATTCCAGCAAGCCCAAAGCCGGCCCTACTCAGGCTTCTGTGCAGAAGATTATGATTCAAAGAAAACTGAAGAAATGTTAATGAATTTCAATCCTTTAAATTCCAGAAAGCTAATAACAACTTTGAGTGAGGGAGAGTGTGGGGACTCAGTGGAATAAGTATTACACACTAGATGAGACAGTATCCTTTCACTAGCAAGAGCAACTAGTTATTGAATGACTAACCTGAACTGTGTCTTAATGGAAACTTTCCAGACCAGATTCTCCAAAAAgtttgtttgtaaaaaaaaaaaaaaaaaaataataataataataataataataattataataattataataataaataaataaataaataaaaatgtaaaagcaccAGACAGCAGAGCATCTGGAAATTTGAATGGTAATTATAGGCAGTGGATCATCTCTGTATCAGCATGGATGAGTGTTAGAGCTGGCAGTAATGCTGGAGTCTTATTTTGAGATTTGTTAGTCGCACCAAAGCGAAACATCTGTATACACGGTTTTTGCAAAATTTTTACAAACCACGCACTCCTGTTTCTGTTCAAACCCCAACTCTTTGTTACCAAACTCACAAAAACTGTCCCTTCAGATTTGTTATTTTTGCATACAACATCTCGATGCCTCTGCTGCCTCAGTATATTTCTGAGCTGCTGCCCATGCTTCCTCCAGGTTTCAAGTTGGATAAATAACTTTACATCCTTTCCTACTTCCTCTTGTTTTCTCCAGCTCTCAGCAGGTCTCCCTTTGGGTGAGGTGTTCTCTCTGACATTGTCATCTCAGCCTCTCAGAGGCTGTGCTTCCAAAGGCCTTCACTCTCTCAGCCCCTCCACGTCTGTGCTCATCATGGGGGAGGTGGTGCAGATGCACTTCACCACGGTGGACTATGTCATTTTTGCCTTGCTGCTGGTGGCCTCAGCTGGCATTGGCCTCTTTTATGCCTTCTCTGGGGGACGCCAGCGCACAACAcaagtatgattttttttttttttttttttttttttttattgaaagagTACAAAGtcaattttcctttttaaatgttaataaaGATTTGTGACGCCTGTGCTGTTTGCCACAGGAGTTCCTGATGGCTGACCGCTCGATGAGCTGCCTGCCTGTGTCCCTCTCCCTGCTGGCCACGTTTCAGTCAGCTGTGGCCATCCTGGGTGCTCCATCTGAGGTGTACACATTTGGGACAGAGTACTGGTTTCTGGGATGCTCCTATTTCCTGGGTCTTCTCATTCCAGCTCATGTATTCATACCAGTCTTTTACAGACTGCGACTGTCCAGTGCTTACGAGGTATTCACAAGAACAGTTAACATGATTACACACCTGTATCTGGCCTTTACTGTTTGTgttgtcttgtttttgctttgtcatTGTCGTAAGTTTCCTTGGGTTAATCTCttatctctcacacacaccgtAAACAAGACAATGAACAACCATCAGGCACTTGTAGTTTGACCTGACTTGGTCTCTGTTTTCTAAAATGATTATTAAttgtaatcttttttttcctctgcatttTTCAGTTTTGCACTCTCTcagcacacttttttttttctatttttgccTTTCTCAAGTATGATCTCAGAGCTTAACATTCTTATCTGTCTTATCTGTGTTACCCCTGACACATTCACATCAGAGAAACAAATGTCCTTGCCTCAAGAATCTACGTCTCTCTTTATCTAAACTCCACTCACTGTTCCTCTATTGAGGCTTCTGGTGCTTCACTACAAATTAACTGGACAAATGACTGATGTCTAAGCCGAAGATCAGAACTTAAACAACCATTTCTGATCCTCAGTAAACATCTAATGTGCTGAATGCATATTACAGGCTGTCTCTGAGATGATATGTGGTTAGATTTTtgattttgctctttttttttttctttttttttttcttttacattcttTCTTCGACAGTATCTGGAACTGCGATTTAACAAGACTGTTCGCATATGTGGGACTGCGACCTTCATCTTTCAGATGGTATTTTTATGGTTTATTTGTGAATCCTTATGAATAAGTGATGTTTTAATGTGCAATAGATACCCAGTGAAAGCTTAAATCATCTGAAACAGAGATCATATATTGCAGATTATTCTACATTTATATATCTACAGTAACTAGTAAACCGGTATTACAGTTGTCTTTAAATCAGTCTTATTGCTTTGAGCTGTTTTTAGTCACATCATCATGAGAATTTCCAGATGCAATGCAAAATCTTTACCCACCCACTGCACTGGATCACACAGCACAATCAGTTAACACTGGGCTTCACAGTTCAACTTTATGTGCTATTTAACACCGGTAGCTTGTGCCAACAATTaataaggaaaaaagaaataaaaattctAAAAACTCCCAACAGACCCATGGTGAGTTAGTTGAGTCTGGGGATGCGTTAGAGTAAAGGTGTTGTGGTTGTGACACCAGTGCTCGCTGTACTGTGAGATAATCATTAGTCTCTGTGTACGGCAACATCAGGCTCCACATAAAACATTGTTTTCCTAACTTTGTATAATCTAACAAAATTCAAGAATAGATCTCTGATAATGGAATTTGTTagtaaaacaataaatgaaaaGCGGACCAAAATAAACAAGAACCACTCCAAGAGTTCAAACCTCCACCGAGGCAGCTCACTCTCTAGGCGGCGTAATATTAGATATTGATTTGTGAATTTGACTGGctcattgcaacaccttgatacTTTACTTTTCCAatcgttttttttccccaacaatTTTTCCAAATAAACAAAACGCATAAGAACAGAATACATGAAGAAtagttttctttgtcttttcttcaGATCATGTACAGACCTTTAGAGTGTAAGACCATATCGTTTATCTTTTAAAAGATGACCCAGGCTGATAAGCCTGCCCTGTACAGTGTATTTAAAAGAGCTTTATCAGTGAACTCCAAAATATGACCTCTGAACTGTGTTCTTTTTCTGGGAGCCTTACTCTTCTATATTGTTGGTTTCTTCCTCTGCAGGTCATTTATATGGGAGTAGTCTTATATGCTCCAGCACTAGCTCTTAATGCAGGTAATGCATGGGCCAttacttcatttttcatgttaGGTCACACCTAGAAGGTTGGACAACCTGTTGCAGTGTTCAATGTTTTCGTTCTGTTCAAATGCAGTGACAGGATTTGACCTATGGGGGGCAGTGCTGGCTATGGGATTGGTGTGCACTCTGTATACTGCTTTGGTAAGTCTAAATTCACCAATCTTAAGACACATTTATCAGTTTGTCATTTTGACAAAACAAGTCttttaaaagattttctccAGCTGCAGCTTATATATTTCATAAGAACAAATCCTTACTAAGCAAGGGAGtgaaaaacactggaaaaagcTTAGGCAAACTTAGGAAGTTCAGATGAGATTACTTGTAATGATGAACATTATGGTCCGATGTTAATCTGCTACTGTTCCTGTCTCCCAGGGGGGGCTGAAAGCAGTGATGTGGACCGACGTGTTCCAGACGGTGGTCATGTTTGTGGGCCAACTGGCAGTCATCGTGGTGGGGACTAGTCAGGCAGGAGGAATAGCAGAGGTCTGGAGGAAAGCCATCAACGGTAGCCGTATTTCTGGACTAGAGTAAGTAGTTTGCATATTTGAAAGGCAACTAAATTAAAGGAGTTCTGCTTCACTCAATGACACCAGGTAGAAAACAGGAGGTAAAAATGGAATTCACTGATTCGCAAATGTCACAAgtccatattttatttacagcagaacatagaaagacaaaaaagaatgaGCTGGAGTCAATAATCGCATGATCGGGTATAAAAAGAGCTTCTTAGAGAGGCAGAGTTTCTCAGAGGTTCACCAATCTGCCAAAAGTACTGCCTTTACATATTTTGGAACTACTTCTTGCAAAGGAGCTCTTTCACTCTCTACCTTTGTAGCCTGAACCCCAACCCTCTGGAGCGCCACACCTTCTGGACACTTGGTGTTGGGGGGGTCTTCCTGATGTTGGCTCTGTACGGTGTGAACCAAGCCCAGGTCCAGAGATACCTCAGTTCCCGCACAGAGAAAGAAGCTGTCATGTGAGTAACATGAAGTTGTCAGAAAAAGCTTTGCTAACGCCTTCTGTTTAAAAACCACTAAACCCTATTGATAACCATCTGTTTGTCACCCATCGTGCCTTTCCAGGTCCTGCTACGTAGTCTTTCCATGCCAGCAGGTTGTCCTGTGTTTAGGATGTCTCATGGGTCTGGTCATGTTTGCTCGCTATGGAGAAGACAGCCCTCTGGATAAGGGTTACGTCACGACTAATGATCAGGTGAGCTCTTATTTCATCTTTAAAAGTATcagtaaattattattattaatgttttagATCTAATgttaagtttcttttttttttttcttcttttttttttttttttttcctttttttagatGGTGCTGTACTTTGTGATGGATGTGTTCAGAGATCTGCCTGGGCTTCCGGGGCTGTTTGTGGCCTGCCTCTTCAGTGGAGCACTCAGGTGATTAACCCAAGAACCACGACTGATGGTCGGGATTCACACACCCTTACACACTCTGTGTTATGACTGATTTAAGGTATTGTCATCTATTATCTCTTAATGTTAAAAATCATAGGTTACAGAGCACATCACATGTTGTGTGAATCCACGTTGTATTCACTTTAGCAATTAAGCTAACAGAATATATAACAGGACATTTGATTCATGGAGAGATTGTTTGGTTTCTGGGATTAAATCAGAACTTCAGCTATCTGTCCCTGGTGTTTACCAGATGTTTATTCAAACTAATTTGGTAGCCTTTTTGACTATGTTCATGAGACTACTCACAAAAATCGAGATTAACCACTACCAGATGGGTGCAGAATAGCCATAGTACAGCAAGCTGGCTAACCTAATCTTACTTGCTAACATCCATAGCAAAATCATGTGTCTGTGGAAATTCTAGTTGGCTAAACTACTAGAATAGTGTGATCCTTGAGATTAACTATATATGATGTACAAAGGTATATTGACTGCAGTTCACTATGTTATTAATTGCACTGGTGTCATTATTAACAGTTGTTTCCTGGAAGTTTTTCAGAGCACTTTAAATAGAGGTCGTGTTTCTTGGATTCGTCTATTTATTCGTGGCACTGATGACACTGCATACAGGGCTAGATTTTTGTGACATTCTGCTGTGAAAAtggtataaatgtatttatttttttaagtcttaaattgtgtttttaaaaagtgttctgCAAACTTAAAAGTAGATGACCGCTGAAAACTTGGTCGCAATCCTTCCTGTATCAGCTTTTATAGCTGGTTACTACCTTACCACCCAGGCAGAACTACAAATGGTGTTTTAACTTATTCATGTTATTTATACAGTAACCCTCGGGCTGAAcccagtactttttttttttttttttaaattacgaGTTTTGGCAATAACAAGTCAGGCTGGCAAAGGCTATGCTGCTTTATCAAAATGTCAAGCAGCTGTtattcattgtgtgtgtgtgtgtgtgtgtgtgtgtgttgtacttGTAGCACTCAATCACAAGGCATGTCATTACCCTTTTAAGTTGattattaaacaataaaatctagtatataaaaacatattgaGTCCATGTTAACACTTTTACATGCATAGTTATCAGCTTTACTTTGATGTGCAGCCCAAAAAAATGAGTATCAGCAACTCTCACCTGAATAGATCTCACTGTAAAAGTCAGGCGTATGAGATGATGGCGTTCTGGTTCCTGGAGGCTTGTGCAGTGCAGATGTGTTTAAGCCACCCTTAACTTTCACTTAAAccggtttgtttgtttgattgtttgttttcttcttctagcACTATTTCGTCAGCCTTCAATTCCTTAGCAACGGTAACTATGGAGGACCTGATTAAACCTCATTTTCCAAATATGACTGAAAGCAAGGCCACGCTGCTGTCCAAAGGACTCGGTGAGACAAGTGGTGGAGTTTTGTTTTCTCATCTTTGCTCTAAACATGCAGTTATGTTGGAGTTCAAGTACTGTTGTGTGACTTTAATCTgggattgtgtttttgtttggggtAAAGAAtaattcacattttacttgcatGCTTAATGGATTCGAGCGAATATAGCCCTTTTCTACTCTACTGCAAGCCTCGTTCATTCAAGTGCTTTTATCTAACATTGACACTCCCGTGGACACATCAGGTCTGACCCCCCCACTACCTTCTGAGCCAAATGCTTTTATTCTGGTATTAGTAgtagatgttttcattttacttgAGTGTACTGGTGTTGTTTTATTATCTTAATGTCGGCGTATTCTACTCCATATTTTTAGAGTAGGGTATCTAGGTCAAGAAATCCTTATTTATTCTTAACTAGGGTTTGGTGTAGGCCCTCATTCACGGTCTAAAACGAGTATCAAGTCTTTCCCTGTTCTAGACAAAGCTGCTGTGCTCATAGCCAGAATTGTGCtatcaaacaataaaaatcatAGCAGAGAACAGACTCAGTCTGCAGCAATCTGAAGTCTGATCTAGCAATTCAcataagtatgtgtgtgtgtctttaccAGAGTAAAGATGCCATACAGTCCATGCTTTGCTTTTTACTTGTGGTTCTAAATACTTGAAGTTGGAGGTGTAACCACTGTGTGCTTGTTTTTCATCTGCTCCACAGCCCTGGGTTATGGTCTGGTGTGTCTGGCTATGGCCTACATTGCTTCTATAATGGGATCTATGCTGCAGGTAACTGTTCatcaaaaagtttgaaaatgctttattaCATTTAAGTGAATTGAGAAGTTTTGGAAAGTGAATGGTGGTAATCATGgcactggtttaaaaaaaaaaaaaaaaaaaaagactattcATACAAGACAGTTGTCAACTTTCTGCAGAATATTAAAAGCAACAACACAGAGACACTAAGTATTTAGTATTCATTATTGTGATTTGAcctacagtttgtttgtttgtttttaattagttCTTCTTGTGTGTCCTCAGGCAGCTTTCAGTATCTTTGGCATGGTTGGCGGACCCCTGCTGGGACTCTTCTGTTTGGGAATGTTCTTCCCCTGGGCAAACCCCATTGTGAGTCCTGTTTTAACTTGGGGCTACTAATAAttcagtgtctgtgaaggttctcagtcatccaggtcatcgtagtctaaggagcttggaaagaaaagtgtctggacttcttttggTTGCTTGAAAAGACTACTAATAAGTCAGTGTTTGAAACggcttttattgttatttttgtggTCACACATAAATTGACACTGCTTCTGTCCTCCTGTCAGGGTGCAGTGGTTGGGTTGGTATCGGGCCTTGTCATGGCTTTCTGGATCGGCATCGGGAGCTTTGTGATGCGCATGTCTGTTCCCACGCCAGCACCTGCACTCAACGCCACTGCTCTGCCACTGTTTGATAACATAACTACCACTGTCATGAACACCACAGCCAAGTCAGGGTAACACATTTCATCTCAAGATAAACCACTTTAAATATGGTTTAGTAGTGTTGAGTGCTGGTTGATTGTACAGATGACCAAAGTTTGATGTTATAAATATCAGTCAGCATGGACAGTAGGGCCAGCAAGAGGGAGGTCatttaaactgttgtttttttgtgtgtctctttattccctctctcaggtcagctggtGTGAAGGCACTCTACTCATTGTCCTACATGTGGTACAGCGCTCATAACTCAgccactgtggtggtggtgggactGATAGTTAGCCTGCTAACAGGTATACACATGTAGCTGTAGTCTGTGTCACAAATGGTTTACATCGTCTGTTATATAACCTTAttgtttctttcctcttttccaCTAACCCAGTGGACACCTTGATTCCCCAGCCAACTTGGCCAATATAATGACTCTGCCATTAATGTTAGAGAATTGGCTCCATTTACAGGATATGACTAGCTAGGAAAACTTTAGCATTAGCCACTTTTGTGTTACAACTCTAATCATAAATTATTATTCTGCGTCATTATATTTAAACCAAAAACTGATTTTGACCAGTactaattaataatttaacattaactttgggattttttttgacCTGTGAAATGACCAATACACTCATAACTCTCACATATAGGTGTGATGTGCTGTTGACTAAATGTTGTCTTAGCTAGCGTAGCATAATGGAATTGCGTATTCATTGCACCATGTTGGCATTCTGGTCATATAGCTAATGTGTACACTATAAGAACCTTTGCCCATAAAGCATATGGATGCTAGTGTTGGAAAGGTTACTTTcaacactacagattacagaatacatgccccaaaatgtattttgtaacgtattccgttatgttactcaatgagagtaacgtattctgaatactttgatAATATAATAGGTAATCCATTTTTTTTGAAACTACGTGAacgtactattgctgtgtgaattattacttttactgaaggttactcgccataccaacaccgactagatttttaaatcttaatataaaatgagtaacagtagggtggacggCTAcagtaaggctgcactttttgcagcgctctcgtatagaaaactgtttcacgcgtatataaaacatgtccgtagtaaagggacctctggctaatacgtcgggctcgtagccgaaaactagctttacttttttttctgggtcaactttgctagcgagagacagagagaggtgttgaaaggctgcttcaacaaaacttattgtttcagagaaaaacaccaaaaaaaagtgtacagtcgagtcttaatagcttacttacaactgggctcgtcaggcactctttttggctgcagtggttattattatatttgcatACTTCCATCTCCCGCTTCTggtcgatgacaactcgtacttttcgactctcctttttctccctcctcgcgctcacaaaCACATAAcgagtatggcagtccattctccctgcagcacggactacactgcccattcTTTagatagccctaaagaatgcagcttctattgccttcatattaaatcatttttgtgaataattctttaaaatatttcaagTAATATGCCGCAAGTAGGGGTGACATGGGCcacgagattgagacacaggcattagagcctcttaatgcatgttttgtttggggcgtggaaaccaaaaatagagagggcatagtcgaacatatgaaacaggaaaatacagccgtgtaatccctttatttcagcaaagtaactgtattctgaataccacctttttaaatggtaactgtaatggagttactcatattttgtattttaaatacctaACACCAGTACAtttattccgttactccccaacattGTTTATGGGTTACAGAAACTGTGTGATTTCTTCTGATAAGGTCCAGTCAGCCTCTTCTGCACATATCACCCTGTTACTGTCATCATACTAGGGCCTATGAAAGAGAAGGAGCTGACCCCGGGCACAGTGTACCCCGTCCTGGGCACGCTGCTCTTTTTTCTGCCCGACCGCTACAGAGAAAAGCTTTGCTGTATCACTCCTCTGGCTCAGAAGGTAACCTCATATTTCCACTTGTTTCCACTTTTGTTCGTCTTTC from Maylandia zebra isolate NMK-2024a linkage group LG15, Mzebra_GT3a, whole genome shotgun sequence includes the following:
- the slc5a6a gene encoding solute carrier family 5 member 6a, whose product is MGEVVQMHFTTVDYVIFALLLVASAGIGLFYAFSGGRQRTTQEFLMADRSMSCLPVSLSLLATFQSAVAILGAPSEVYTFGTEYWFLGCSYFLGLLIPAHVFIPVFYRLRLSSAYEYLELRFNKTVRICGTATFIFQMVIYMGVVLYAPALALNAVTGFDLWGAVLAMGLVCTLYTALGGLKAVMWTDVFQTVVMFVGQLAVIVVGTSQAGGIAEVWRKAINGSRISGLDLNPNPLERHTFWTLGVGGVFLMLALYGVNQAQVQRYLSSRTEKEAVMSCYVVFPCQQVVLCLGCLMGLVMFARYGEDSPLDKGYVTTNDQMVLYFVMDVFRDLPGLPGLFVACLFSGALSTISSAFNSLATVTMEDLIKPHFPNMTESKATLLSKGLALGYGLVCLAMAYIASIMGSMLQAAFSIFGMVGGPLLGLFCLGMFFPWANPIGAVVGLVSGLVMAFWIGIGSFVMRMSVPTPAPALNATALPLFDNITTTVMNTTAKSGSAGVKALYSLSYMWYSAHNSATVVVVGLIVSLLTGPMKEKELTPGTVYPVLGTLLFFLPDRYREKLCCITPLAQKPTQSKTQPYQMAQKDRNGEAYSKEDTVTEEKEMESDRAQTEEDDSEDSRAWPSCRLTAHTVHTVQETAL